The sequence below is a genomic window from Paenibacillus silvisoli.
GATGCTGATCGCCAGCGACATCCGCGCCAGATCGTACGAGGACGTCAATAAAGTGTTATTCGGCGACCGGTTCGGCCAATGGGTCAGCCATTTCATGCTGATCGTCCTATTCGGCGTGTGCGCGGTCATGCTGGCCGGAGCAGGCGCGATTTTTTCCGAGAATTGGAACATTTCGTACCAGTCCGGCTTGCTCATAACGATGTTCGGCTGCTTCTTGCTGCTGCGCAAAGGGATGAACGCGATCTTGACGGTCAATTCCATCGTCGTGCCCGTTATGCTCCTCTTCACGGTGCTGATCATCATCGATACGGTGAAAACACCCGGTTCCGACCGATGGATGCTGCTGACGAGCGATCACTCCCACATCTCGATCTGGGCTTCCCCGTTTCTGTATGCGGCTTTCAACTTGTCCATGGCGCAGGCTGTGCTCGTACCGCTTGGCGCGGAAATGAGGGATCGCAAAACGATCGTTTACGGCTCCTGGATCGGCGGCCTTGGCATCGGCTTCATGCTGCTGGCCGGTCACATCGCGCTGTCGGTGTACATGCCTGGCATTCAGCAGTTTGAAATTCCGATGGGCGGAATCGCGAGACAGCTTGGCCATGGCATTCAGTGGATTTATATTTTTCTGATTTTCGCCGAGATCTTCACGACGCTCATCGCCGACATTTACGGATTGACGCTGCAAATGCAGGAGCGGCTTAAAATTTCCCGCACGCTGCTTACGATCATCACGCTTGGCGCCTGCTATATCGCCAGCCAGATCGGCTTCGGCCCGCTGCTCTCCACGCTGTATCCGTTGTTCGGACTCATCAGCCTCGGCTGGCTTGCGTTGTTGATCCGGCAGAAGCCGCCGGCGGGCGGATTCGGGCGAAAATGAAATTATGAAAGAATTATGAGCTGCGCCTCCGGCATGCCGGATAACGCAAGCTCCCTCATATGGTCATGACAGGTGAACAAGACGATTTGGCGGCGTTTGGCCAGATCATGGAGCACTTCGATTGCCGCCTTCTGGCGCGCAAGATCGAAATTGACCAGCGGATCGTCCAGCAGCAAAGGCAGTTCATGCGCTGAAGCCGCTTCGTCCGCAAGCGCCAATCGCATCGCCAAATACAGCTGCTCAGCGGTTCCTCTGCTGAGCAGTTTGCTTTCCACCAGACGGCCGTCGCCCGTTTCCAGCGCGATCCGCTGCTCCCCCTCCGGCATCGAAATCCGCTTATATCGACCCTCCGACAATCGGCTCATTAGCCGCGACGCTTCGCGCAGCACGCCGGGCTGCCGCTGTTCCTCCATGATCCGCTTCGTTCTCCGGATCATCGTCATTCCCAGCGCCCTTACCGCATAGCGGTGAATCAGCTGCTCCAGCGCAGCCGTTGCCTGCTCGCGTTCCATAATGAGCCGCGCCCTGTCGCCGCTTTGCAGCAGCTGCTCCAGCTGCTGCCTTTTGCGTCCGATCAGCTCCAGCAGCTCGCTTCTGCGAGCTTCTAACCGATCGAGCTCGCGGCTGCTTGCCTGCCGCATCGCCGCAAGCTGATTGGCGTCGCAGACGGCATACCAATCTGCGAGCATCTCTCGCTGACGGCTTGTCAAGCCGGCCGTGAGCTCCGCCTCCAGCTTGTACAGCTCCGTTTCCAGGTCAGCGAGCCGTTCGGCGCGCTGCAGCGCCGCAAGCCATTGGAGCTCATCTTCCGCTTGCGCGGCTCGGTACCATTGCAGCTGCTTCCCTTCCAGCTCCGCGATGCTCGCCGCTTGCCGGGCTGCCTCGCGTTCAAGCTCGGCGAGCCTGGCTCGCAGCTCCGCGGCACGAGCGCTTGCCGCGATGTGCCGCTCCGCTTCCGCGTGCAGCGCGCGTACGGCCGCGAAGGCATCGCCGTGCGCTCGGCCGGCGGCAGCGGGAAACGCCGCGGCCAGCCGCTCCGCCGCCGCTTCGAAGGCGGCGATGTCGGTCTGCAGCCGGGCGTGCTTGCCCGCCGCGCGGCCATGCGCCTGCAACCGATGCAGCGCCTGCTCGGCGAGGTCGAACGTCTCTGCGGCTCCTTCCGGCGTCAGCTGTGCCGGGAGGCCGCATTGGTGCAGCCAATCGCGCCATCTGTCCGCGATGGCTTCGGCCGCCAGAGCCGCGTGTTCTGCCGCGGCGCGGGCGGCTTCTTCTTGCGCGCGCAGCCGCGCATGGCGGCGCGCCAGCTCGCCGCGGCGCTCGGCGGCGCCGGCGCGCAGGCGCAGCGCGTCCTGGCGCGCGTCCGCCGCGGCCCGCAGGCGCGCGAGCAGCTGCGCCGGGCCGGTGGCGCCGCCGGCGCGCGCGGCCGCGGCTTGGCGGTACGCCGCGGCCATCTCGGCCTGCGGCGTATGCGGCGGCGGCGCCGCGGCTGCCGCAGGCCCGCGCGCGAGCAGCGCCTGCAGCGCGGCCTCCGGCTCGCGCACGAGGCGGCGCACCGCGGCCGCGACGCGGCGCTCGGCGTCGGCCAGCGCAGACGCCACCGCTGGCGCCGCAGCCTCGTGCGCTGCGCCTCCGCGGCCGCGGCCCGCTCGCCGCCGGCTGCCGCGGCCAGCCGCGCCGCTGCGCGCGGCGCGGCCCGGCCCCGGCCCCGCGAGGCGCGCCAGCGCCGGGCCCGCGGCGAGCACGGCCGCAGCTGCGCCGGCGACAGCCGCAGCGACAGGCTCGCCCGCTGCGGCCAAAGCGGCGGCTCCGGCAGCCGCCACGCCGACGGCGGCCCAATAAACGCCGCCGCCTAACCGGAGAGGCGTCGCGCTGCCAACATCGCGCGCCGCCTCCTGCTCTTGATGAACGCGCAGCTGCGCCAGCTCCAGCTCGTGCCATGCCTCGTCGAGCTCGCGAACCGCTAGCCGCAGCGCCTCAACGGAATCCGGCAGCAGCTCGAAATCCAACGCTGCCGCGGACCCGGCAAGCCCGCTGCGCTCCGCATCCGCATCAAGCTCAGCAAGCTGCGCAGCGCCCTCCGCGGCCTGCTGAGCCGCAGCGCGCAGCTCCGCCTGCGCGGCACTAACCGACTTCGCCACTTCCAGCAGCGAAGTCCGAAACGCCCGGATCGCTTCGCGATCCACAACGCCGAGCGGCAAATCGCGAAGCTCCTGCGCCGTCCAGCCTGGCGAAATGCGCTCCAGCAGCCGCTCGACCGCTTCTTCATGCTCGCGCAGCTCGGCCATCAGCTCTGCCGCATGCTGCCGTGACGCATCGATATGCTCGGCGGAGAACAGCAGCGATTCGATGTCGGCAGCGCGCGCAATCAGCTCTTCATCATACATCAGCTCGGCGAGCTGCCGAGCATGCTGATCCATTCCATCTGCCGCAAGCTGCTCAGCGGCTCGACAACGCGCCAGCTCCGAAGCCAGCGCCTCCATCTTCGTTCGCGCATCCGACGCCAGTCTCGGCGCATCCGATAATGCCTCCTGCTCGCGCAACAGCGCTTCCCGGCCTAACCAGGCTTCGCGCAGCTCAATCGCTCGAAGCAGAAGCCCCGTTTGCTCGCGCAGCCCAGGTAGATCTTGCTCCACAACAGCTTGCTCGGCTTCAAAATCCGCAAGAGACAAGCTGAGCTCGTTAAATGCCGTAATGCCATCTTCGGCTTGGCGCAGCTGCGCATCGATGTCGTCCAGCGTCTTCAGCAGCTTGTTCATCTGCTGCGTGCTGCCTCTCGGCCGGTACAAGCCGTCCAGCTGGCCGCTTAGCAGCTTCTCCGTTTTGGCTATCGCGTTACCGCCGTTCCAGCCTGCATGATACAGCTGTTTGCCCAGCTCGTCGCCTTCCAGCATCCCGATCGCCTGCAGCTCCGATAGCGAAATCGCGAACAGCTCGCGGAACAGCCGCTCGCCGATTCCGCCAAGAAATTGACGCTCCCACACCGCCTGCGTCAGCGTCTCGATCCGATCGCTCGAAGACTCGTTGCCCTCTCCAGAGGAACCGAGCCGCCGTATATGTATCTTCCCTGACGAACTGCCATAGCGCTCCAACAAATAGCCTGATCCGTCATGATGATCAAAAAACAACCGTCCGCCGTGCCGTCCGCCATGAACCGGCTCGAGCCTTTCAGCCGGATTGCCTTTATGGGCAAAGCCGTACAGCATGGCGCGTATAAACGCGAGAAGCGTGCTTTTCCCGGCTTCATTCCGTCCGTACACAACCGTCACGGGCGCGTCCAACCGGCATTCAAGCCCGCTCAGCTTGCCGAAGCCCTCCACATGCAAACCGGTCAGCCTCATGCTGTCTCTCCCCCTTGCCGCTCGTCCACGCGAACGATTTCCTCGCTGCGAACGGCCGTATCTTCCGTTAAATAGCCGGCAGCCAGCTCGCGGGCCTGCTCCAGCCACAGCTGCGCATGCTCCTCCTGCAGCGAGCGTACCAGCTTGCGTAGTCTGGCGTGCGCCGATAACGGCTGCAGCGCTTCATCCATGAGCGATTGAAGCTCTCGCGCTTCCCCTTCCGCGGCATAGCTCCCCCGAAGAAGCTCCCCTATGAAGCTGTCTTCATCCGCTAAAGCGGCCATATCGAGCTCCGCGCCGGTTTCCGCCTCCAAGCCGCTTATCCAGCACCAAGGAGCGGACTGCCCGTCCCATTGCGCCATACGCTCCCGCAATCCGCCGAGCAGATCCGCCGCCGCCACGGGATTCACCGCAAGCAGCTCATGCAGCGATCCGCGGCCTTCCAAACGCACTCTCGCCACGAACGGCCGACCTTCGCATTTCGCTGCCGCTTCCAACGCAGCGCGCTCCAGCTCGTCCATCAGCGACTGCTCGGTCCTCAATCCTTCTATCGAAACTCGCAGCGTTTCAAAACGCACGCTATCGAGCGCCACGAACTGCAGCTTCGTTTCCAGCGAAGGGGACACATCGACGATGTAGCAGCCTTTCGGCCCGGTTTCCTTGACATGCCTGCCTTGCGTATTTCCGGCATAAACGACATGCGGATAGGTGTGCAGCACGGCTCTCTGATGGATATGACCAAGCGCCCAGTAATGGAAACCCGCGCTTGCAAGCTCCTGCAGGCTGCAAGGCGCATAAGGATCATGGCCGGCGTTGCCGTCCACATTTCCGTGCAGCAGCGCGATTTGGTATACGCCTGCCCCATCAACCGGTTTATAGCTCGATGCCAGGTTGGTCGTTACAACTCGAGTTCCATATGAGATGCCATGCACATAAGCAGCCAGCTCGCCCGCACGCGTATACGCCGGCATGCTCGACACCTTGTCCGCTCCGAAAAAACGGACGGTCTCCGGCCACGCCAAATCGGCCTTCCCGCCTGACAGCGGGTCGTGATTGCCATGAATGACAAATAGCCGCACGCCATGGGCGTGCAGCTGCTGCCATTCGCGCTGCAGGGTCAGCTGCGCGCGAAGCGACCGGTCGGCCGTATCATAGAGATCCCCGGCAATAACGACAAAATCGACCTGTTCCCGAATTGCCGTCTCTACCAGCCGGCGTACCGCCTGGAACGTGGAGAATCCGAGCGCCTCGCGCACATGCGGCGGCGCCTCCGGCAATCCGCGAAACGGACTGTCGACATGCAAATCCGCCGCATGAATAAATCGAAATGAGACTCCCATGATCCCGCTCTCCTTACTCTGTTACGTCCGTATCCGGTTTGATTTCCGTATAGACTTGCTTCAATTGCATAATGACCCGCTGCAAGGAATAGTCCCGCTTCGCTTTATTCCATGCGGCACGGGCCATGTTGTAACGGAAGTCCTGATCCGACACGACCTTCTCGAGCGCATTGGCGAGCGCGGTCGGATTTTCCGGCTCTACCAGCAGACCGTTCACGCCGTCGTCGATTTGCTCCGCGATCCCGCCGACGTTCGTGCCGACCAGTGCCAGCCAGCATAGCGCGGCTTCCGCAAACACGGAGCCGAACGCTTCCGCGCGAGAAGGCAGCACGAACACGTCGAAGAACGGCATGAACTCTTCCGGATGCAGCATATACCCGTAAAAAATAATATCGTCGTACAAATTCAGCTGCTGCGCCAGCTGCTCAAGCTCCGTGCGGCTTGGTCCGTCCCCGATAATATGGAGCACGAACGTCTGCCCCCGCTCTTTTAGCTGCGCGCACGCCTTCAATAGAATATCCAGCCCTTTAGCCGGGACGAGCCGGCAGACGGTAATGAGCTGAACAACCTCGTTCTCGTGGGAAATCGGCTTGAACCGCTTCTCGTCGAACCCGTTCGGAATGACTTGAATGCGATCCGCGTCATTGACATAGCTCCGCATATAGCTCCGGAACGAATCCGACGGCGTCAAGATCCGATCCGTCTTCGATTCAAGCTCCCGGTAGATGGACGTCAGAAACTTGTGCTCCATCCCGCCTTCGAGAATTTTGCCGTTCAAGATCAGCTCGCGTTCATAGCTCGAATGGATCGTCATCACAAGCGGCGTGTCCGGAAACAGCTGCTTCATGACGAGCGCGGGTATCGGATGATGCGCATGAATGAGATCGTATTGCTTCTGAATGCGCAGCTTCGTCCACCAGACGTAATCTTTATAGGTTTGCAAATATTTATCGATGATGGCGTTGCCCGCATATTCGCTGACATCGAACGTGTCGAACACGACCGGCTCCTGGCCCTTGCCTCTCACCCGCTTCGGCAGCGAGAACAGCTCCATGGGCCAGCCTATTTTGTTGAATCTCTCTTGAATGTAAGGAACCATTGAGGACACGCCGCCCGGCTGCTCCGGCGGAAAAAACAATGCCTGCAAAATGATCATGTGCAAAGCCTCCTCAATCAAACGTGCATGATGCTTCTAAATTAGCGCTCGTTCATTATAATTGAATTTATTTAATAAATCACGCATTATACTGCGCGCCCTTTTTACTATGATATGTTAAAACTTATCGGAAAGCATCCTTCCCGCGCGCCAAAACGCGAAAAGGCATTATCGAGAGCTTGTCCCGCAAAGGAGCGCTCGCCAATAATGCCTACATGGAATTATTTTTCAATTGAGCGGTTAATCGCGTGCTTGAAATATAACGGATTCATGCCTTCCAAGTGAGGATTGCCCCTGAATTCATCCATCACGTTATTCATATGCAGCAGTACGGACATCCCTTTGACGCCAAGTTTTACTCCTCTTGCGCTATTGCCGCTTACGACCGTATCTGTGTCCTCCGGCTGAGATCGGGGAAGAAGCGGCAGTTTGAACGTGTGCGCAACGGAACAAAACAAGTAGCGGCTGCGCATTTGCATATCCCTATCGCTGTTGTTGAGCGATAGAATTTCGGGCGAATTCTTTTGCAGCGATCGAACGCCTTCATTGCCCCGTGTGAAAATATAGCGGTTCACGCCATGATGAGGCGAACAGACCGTTATAAGGCTCGTCACCGGAAAACCCATTGCAACCATCTGCCTGGCAACTAGTCCACCCATCGAGTACCCGATAAAATAAACATCCTCGAAGCGGTAACCGTATTGCCGCATCGTATAGAAGCCGTCGACAAGCGCTCCGGCCGCGGCGACAAAGGAGACGTCCGTCGGGTAATCGACGTTCCAAACGGTGACGTCATCAAACGCTTCGGTTGCATAGGCCGACCAGCGCTGCATGTCGCGGCTTGTTTTACCCCAGCCATGAAGCACGATGAAATGCTTTCGATCCGATCTTCTCAAACAGGAAAAACGATATAGATTCGAATCATGCTGCGAGGAATTCTTTACTGGGGGATATTCGTCACAAGCTTCTCCTCCAATTCAAATGGGTTAAAACTGCGCCTGCTATCACGCCCGCGAGCGGCAGCATGGCGCACATCGCCGCTTGTCCGAAGGTATAGCTGCCAAAAATGAAAAAGCAAGCAACGATTCCCGCTGATACGAAGGTAGCGAATAGGATGGTCACCATTTTCGTCTCGATATAGAACGTAAAGTAAGCTTTCGCTTTTCTCGTCTGAACGTAGGAGATGGTACAAAATGCTGCGGTCAATACCGCCGTAATGACATAAATGAACAGCACCACATTCAATCACGCTTTCCATATGGGACTATCAGACGTGGAATATTAATTCGCAGGGGGTCTTATCTGTTATCGTTTAGGACGGTAAACCACATAGCTGGTTGGAGTTTCGCGAACAATGATTTGCAGGCATTGCGGGTGGTTTGAGCAGCCGTCTAAATAATCTTGAATACGCCGATAGATAGTCGAGGCCAATACTTCGGTTGTTGGAAAACGGTTGCTGTCAACAGCGCTAAATTCCTCATGGTCGTTTAAACTAGTATGATCGTATCGCTTATGAATCAGCTCTTTGATGGTAGAGAAATTTACTAGAAAGCCCGAATCATCCAACGTGTCGCCGCAGATCGTTACATTAACCACATAAGTGTGACCGTGCATGTTTTGACATTTGCCGGCTAGTACAGAGGGGACAAAATGCGCCGCTGAGAAATTCAGATCTTTATTTAACTCGTAGTTATATGGATGGCTCAGAGACGGGTAGTATTGATAAATCATTCGGTTTATAACCTCCTGCACGATGGACTTCATCTATCCATGTATGGTGTTGGGCGGCTTGAATTCGAATCGGCTTACCGGCGTTCCACCAGATGACTCTGATTTCCGGGTACAAATTCGCCATGTGCAGCGCTTGAATCGGGCAGCTCTCCACAAAATGATTGAAGCCTAAATCCAGCGCGCGTTTGCCTTTCCAGGCTGCGGTTTCCTGCTTCGTGGGCTTCTCGATTTGATCGTCGCGGAATGCCGCTTCAAGGCTGATATTGAATTTGCTTAACCAGCGAAGCGTCCGTTCACGGTCACATACAGGCCTACCCGTTATGATCATATCCTCTGCTTTATAGGC
It includes:
- a CDS encoding YkvI family membrane protein, whose amino-acid sequence is MQVAFTYMGTVVGAGFATGQEILQFFTRFGFLGAVTILMATMMFVWLGSKMMLIASDIRARSYEDVNKVLFGDRFGQWVSHFMLIVLFGVCAVMLAGAGAIFSENWNISYQSGLLITMFGCFLLLRKGMNAILTVNSIVVPVMLLFTVLIIIDTVKTPGSDRWMLLTSDHSHISIWASPFLYAAFNLSMAQAVLVPLGAEMRDRKTIVYGSWIGGLGIGFMLLAGHIALSVYMPGIQQFEIPMGGIARQLGHGIQWIYIFLIFAEIFTTLIADIYGLTLQMQERLKISRTLLTIITLGACYIASQIGFGPLLSTLYPLFGLISLGWLALLIRQKPPAGGFGRK
- a CDS encoding AAA family ATPase translates to MRLTGLHVEGFGKLSGLECRLDAPVTVVYGRNEAGKSTLLAFIRAMLYGFAHKGNPAERLEPVHGGRHGGRLFFDHHDGSGYLLERYGSSSGKIHIRRLGSSGEGNESSSDRIETLTQAVWERQFLGGIGERLFRELFAISLSELQAIGMLEGDELGKQLYHAGWNGGNAIAKTEKLLSGQLDGLYRPRGSTQQMNKLLKTLDDIDAQLRQAEDGITAFNELSLSLADFEAEQAVVEQDLPGLREQTGLLLRAIELREAWLGREALLREQEALSDAPRLASDARTKMEALASELARCRAAEQLAADGMDQHARQLAELMYDEELIARAADIESLLFSAEHIDASRQHAAELMAELREHEEAVERLLERISPGWTAQELRDLPLGVVDREAIRAFRTSLLEVAKSVSAAQAELRAAAQQAAEGAAQLAELDADAERSGLAGSAAALDFELLPDSVEALRLAVRELDEAWHELELAQLRVHQEQEAARDVGSATPLRLGGGVYWAAVGVAAAGAAALAAAGEPVAAAVAGAAAAVLAAGPALARLAGPGPGRAARSGAAGRGSRRRAGRGRGGAAHEAAAPAVASALADAERRVAAAVRRLVREPEAALQALLARGPAAAAAPPPHTPQAEMAAAYRQAAAARAGGATGPAQLLARLRAAADARQDALRLRAGAAERRGELARRHARLRAQEEAARAAAEHAALAAEAIADRWRDWLHQCGLPAQLTPEGAAETFDLAEQALHRLQAHGRAAGKHARLQTDIAAFEAAAERLAAAFPAAAGRAHGDAFAAVRALHAEAERHIAASARAAELRARLAELEREAARQAASIAELEGKQLQWYRAAQAEDELQWLAALQRAERLADLETELYKLEAELTAGLTSRQREMLADWYAVCDANQLAAMRQASSRELDRLEARRSELLELIGRKRQQLEQLLQSGDRARLIMEREQATAALEQLIHRYAVRALGMTMIRRTKRIMEEQRQPGVLREASRLMSRLSEGRYKRISMPEGEQRIALETGDGRLVESKLLSRGTAEQLYLAMRLALADEAASAHELPLLLDDPLVNFDLARQKAAIEVLHDLAKRRQIVLFTCHDHMRELALSGMPEAQLIILS
- a CDS encoding metallophosphoesterase family protein, whose amino-acid sequence is MGVSFRFIHAADLHVDSPFRGLPEAPPHVREALGFSTFQAVRRLVETAIREQVDFVVIAGDLYDTADRSLRAQLTLQREWQQLHAHGVRLFVIHGNHDPLSGGKADLAWPETVRFFGADKVSSMPAYTRAGELAAYVHGISYGTRVVTTNLASSYKPVDGAGVYQIALLHGNVDGNAGHDPYAPCSLQELASAGFHYWALGHIHQRAVLHTYPHVVYAGNTQGRHVKETGPKGCYIVDVSPSLETKLQFVALDSVRFETLRVSIEGLRTEQSLMDELERAALEAAAKCEGRPFVARVRLEGRGSLHELLAVNPVAAADLLGGLRERMAQWDGQSAPWCWISGLEAETGAELDMAALADEDSFIGELLRGSYAAEGEARELQSLMDEALQPLSAHARLRKLVRSLQEEHAQLWLEQARELAAGYLTEDTAVRSEEIVRVDERQGGETA
- a CDS encoding glycosyltransferase family 4 protein, giving the protein MIILQALFFPPEQPGGVSSMVPYIQERFNKIGWPMELFSLPKRVRGKGQEPVVFDTFDVSEYAGNAIIDKYLQTYKDYVWWTKLRIQKQYDLIHAHHPIPALVMKQLFPDTPLVMTIHSSYERELILNGKILEGGMEHKFLTSIYRELESKTDRILTPSDSFRSYMRSYVNDADRIQVIPNGFDEKRFKPISHENEVVQLITVCRLVPAKGLDILLKACAQLKERGQTFVLHIIGDGPSRTELEQLAQQLNLYDDIIFYGYMLHPEEFMPFFDVFVLPSRAEAFGSVFAEAALCWLALVGTNVGGIAEQIDDGVNGLLVEPENPTALANALEKVVSDQDFRYNMARAAWNKAKRDYSLQRVIMQLKQVYTEIKPDTDVTE
- a CDS encoding esterase/lipase family protein; the protein is MRRSDRKHFIVLHGWGKTSRDMQRWSAYATEAFDDVTVWNVDYPTDVSFVAAAGALVDGFYTMRQYGYRFEDVYFIGYSMGGLVARQMVAMGFPVTSLITVCSPHHGVNRYIFTRGNEGVRSLQKNSPEILSLNNSDRDMQMRSRYLFCSVAHTFKLPLLPRSQPEDTDTVVSGNSARGVKLGVKGMSVLLHMNNVMDEFRGNPHLEGMNPLYFKHAINRSIEK
- the queD gene encoding 6-carboxytetrahydropterin synthase QueD; protein product: MIYQYYPSLSHPYNYELNKDLNFSAAHFVPSVLAGKCQNMHGHTYVVNVTICGDTLDDSGFLVNFSTIKELIHKRYDHTSLNDHEEFSAVDSNRFPTTEVLASTIYRRIQDYLDGCSNHPQCLQIIVRETPTSYVVYRPKR